Proteins co-encoded in one Spirosoma endbachense genomic window:
- a CDS encoding WD40 repeat domain-containing protein produces MRQRQYTAAYSAFLLAKSLGASGMSDKMQNAQQKNSKQLQDNAVQLRANSVRLAFQAGLQQARNIADTNLTQSLRLLEFLRNTYDSTSRNEAAVLRIISEVVANSEQGLYQTNRTRRLSSNEFASENDTVRSDSLPQKLQQQVDSVFRQLTVPPYQPIKGFQASLPIGKKEPGGYHFIAAHHLLFTYYTYFYYDTNSEEKRDSSNSVILWRTDGDHLIPIHTFINQFDNLPRLSSDGQILALQLKLNKGGATVKIDSIYQVTDTELIGLKGFTDQGSIWFSPDNHYIVIHGGGRKGLNIIWRKVNSDLYYMLSISGSPLSTRFAGEQITMDMLNEADPYSTTSLTIDLKTQQLILPPACHYRTKATNVFFVGDNYLMVQHLADKPHIVLYSIQDWWLAQCETIFWGDFRTGSMASNGRYVVLRPRDSAKPAELWESDRFGHFNRVSGLSESFENAIFSPDSRMALFSDKKRSGQLRMLDNTGFRVIHTFTERFKATDCQFSPNSKWLFVDFFGSAIDSLWQVRSEGLGPAKETISFEPTITARFHPNSQQLVTLTGGNNMIKYYELGADGLVSNLYDPTQLPAANTLYIIGDQIVYSSTDTYSTNRTQQDQDGTLITNKLSKGALESPVYDDGETLFFVVYSELSRQRTLVGYDKILRETVLSRPVNGAFDLTMTDDKNIRLADPTGLYTVIPPRKILRLLQSGKVAPLTDELRRKFEPIQP; encoded by the coding sequence ATGCGGCAACGTCAATACACGGCTGCCTATTCGGCGTTTCTGCTGGCAAAAAGCCTGGGAGCATCCGGCATGTCGGATAAAATGCAGAATGCCCAGCAAAAAAATAGTAAACAACTTCAGGACAATGCCGTCCAACTTCGGGCTAATTCTGTCCGTCTTGCCTTTCAGGCAGGGTTGCAGCAAGCCAGAAACATAGCGGATACCAATCTGACTCAAAGTCTACGCCTGCTCGAATTTCTGCGGAATACCTACGACAGCACAAGCCGCAACGAAGCTGCCGTGCTCCGGATCATCAGTGAGGTGGTTGCTAATTCTGAGCAGGGACTCTATCAGACAAACAGAACAAGGCGCCTGTCATCCAATGAATTTGCGTCAGAAAACGATACGGTCAGGTCAGATTCGCTTCCGCAAAAACTCCAGCAGCAAGTCGATTCTGTTTTTCGGCAACTGACTGTGCCTCCTTATCAGCCAATAAAAGGATTTCAGGCGTCCCTCCCAATAGGAAAAAAGGAGCCAGGAGGCTATCATTTTATTGCCGCCCATCATCTCCTCTTCACTTATTATACTTATTTCTACTATGACACTAATTCTGAGGAAAAGCGGGATTCATCCAATTCGGTTATTCTCTGGCGAACCGATGGTGACCATCTAATTCCTATTCACACATTTATTAATCAATTTGACAATTTACCACGCCTTTCGTCCGATGGCCAGATACTGGCCCTTCAGTTAAAGCTAAATAAGGGCGGGGCTACGGTTAAAATAGACAGCATCTACCAGGTAACCGACACCGAACTCATTGGCCTTAAAGGATTTACCGACCAGGGCTCTATCTGGTTCTCTCCCGATAACCACTATATCGTGATCCATGGTGGAGGCAGGAAAGGACTGAACATTATCTGGCGAAAGGTAAACAGTGATCTGTATTACATGCTGTCCATCAGTGGGTCTCCTCTATCGACCCGGTTTGCAGGAGAACAGATTACGATGGATATGCTGAATGAAGCCGACCCTTATTCGACAACGTCCCTGACCATCGATTTGAAAACGCAGCAGCTAATTCTGCCCCCCGCATGCCATTATCGAACCAAAGCAACTAACGTTTTCTTCGTGGGCGATAACTACCTGATGGTCCAGCATTTGGCGGACAAGCCACATATTGTTCTGTATTCGATACAGGACTGGTGGCTGGCACAATGTGAGACGATCTTCTGGGGTGATTTCAGGACTGGATCAATGGCGTCGAATGGTCGGTATGTCGTCCTGCGCCCCCGCGATTCTGCCAAGCCCGCCGAGTTATGGGAATCTGACCGATTTGGTCACTTTAATCGGGTAAGCGGATTATCGGAATCGTTCGAAAACGCCATTTTCTCGCCAGACAGCAGAATGGCTCTTTTTTCTGATAAAAAACGCTCTGGTCAATTACGGATGCTGGACAACACCGGCTTTCGCGTTATTCACACATTTACTGAACGTTTTAAAGCTACAGATTGCCAGTTTTCACCGAATTCAAAATGGCTGTTCGTCGACTTTTTCGGGAGTGCCATTGATTCACTCTGGCAGGTTAGATCAGAAGGGCTGGGTCCTGCCAAAGAAACGATATCTTTTGAGCCCACGATTACGGCAAGATTTCACCCCAACAGCCAACAGCTAGTCACGCTGACTGGGGGAAACAATATGATAAAATACTATGAACTTGGGGCTGATGGCCTCGTAAGCAACTTATATGACCCAACGCAGCTTCCGGCAGCAAATACCCTGTATATCATTGGTGATCAGATCGTTTACAGTAGCACCGACACGTATTCGACAAATCGTACCCAGCAGGATCAGGACGGTACACTCATAACGAATAAACTAAGCAAGGGGGCTCTGGAATCACCCGTTTATGACGACGGAGAGACCCTGTTTTTTGTGGTGTATTCCGAACTGTCACGCCAGCGAACACTGGTGGGTTACGACAAAATACTTCGGGAGACGGTCCTGAGTCGCCCGGTGAATGGCGCATTCGATCTGACCATGACCGATGATAAAAACATCCGTCTCGCCGATCCAACAGGACTTTATACCGTCATACCGCCCCGAAAAATACTGCGGCTACTTCAAAGCGGCAAAGTAGCTCCATTAACGGATGAATTGCGCAGAAAATTTGAGCCCATTCAACCTTAA
- a CDS encoding caspase family protein produces the protein MNPLSIPPEESDPHSKTVTYALLVGINTYTISPLQGPVNDVKKVADFLKTLTDIDTHIKILTDSEATKTALITAFREHLGQAKSGDTVLFYFSGHGTSERVDTTIWSDESSGVLECIACYNGDTTNSWDFLLADKELRYLLHEVAQEGKVHTVAIFDCCHSGDNTRSLLDLDAQDTRQRSIQDIFPLRPWTAFLFSSQISEEQAHSQPMPEWLPEPIHIQMSACAADEKALEVENEGVFTKNLLSVLQANSGAVSYESLIDHARQYMRFGYDQRPQLFASGSIPEKLKRSPFLNRSVNTELPAVQAQFSQSKNETQGGWYLNVGALHGLQPGQEVKLLTSIGQPLLTAPVSEVGLDYARLSIDSAVSVQPDPAIVYRVDVPGLMSKPLRIFFSSRNGSPAEQAKMITNLMAGAGSCYVPEEDESAADYALYARNGWYFLTLPNTEDQPDNEFRPLVSPVMFTDKNVNQKLGNYIRQFSRWTYLKTLKNPVATGPGVKIEVVPEGSSSVAHNGPIVPITLIERDETHTNEVVVRVTNTTNQLLYCTVVYLTHGIGSWLQFLDTNTELVPNQVVIIGQNAYEGADNSTRISIPISSAGENVVHDYNWPAVDERLLFIFTTKSANASGVLSESTLNFLQFDELPPPPTLADRMDGGTKAIAASRASTAVALPTWWTQSINLRWENPAYNKISKYDLHAMISPQPDTVADDALADCALGLYFTTSTNQSPTLQVKPQLQQYWINQQDGQKGLGEDISLALASRVSQSIRNRQFQENRTVYPNRARVVASGDSWFQYPFLIRDIVDCLSNGYLVYSLASTDNTLQTIEPNDVLQAIDESDAQFLLFSGGLNDLMDQFPDRFILDITDLPQTNPRQWLTDEFFQTLDAMQVQYESLFEVIRREKSNVYIIAHGYDYIRSVNAVSEERNWLAPELTRKGISSPQVQQDLLNLVIDEFNERLKTAADKFDDMVTYLDLRHIVAKPTYWHDETHPNDAGFLDLAYQFVKQIRTIQKPASATIH, from the coding sequence ATGAATCCGCTCTCCATTCCTCCCGAGGAATCAGACCCTCATTCTAAAACCGTTACCTATGCCTTATTAGTCGGTATTAATACTTATACCATTTCTCCACTTCAGGGACCTGTCAATGATGTCAAAAAGGTAGCTGATTTTCTAAAAACACTCACCGATATTGATACGCACATCAAGATATTAACAGATAGTGAAGCGACAAAAACCGCACTAATCACCGCTTTCCGCGAACACCTCGGCCAGGCAAAATCAGGCGATACAGTTCTATTTTATTTTTCGGGTCATGGTACCAGCGAACGAGTCGATACGACCATCTGGTCGGACGAATCGAGTGGAGTTTTAGAGTGTATTGCCTGTTATAATGGCGACACAACCAACAGCTGGGACTTTTTGCTGGCCGACAAGGAACTACGGTACCTGCTTCATGAAGTCGCCCAGGAAGGGAAAGTGCATACCGTTGCCATATTTGATTGTTGTCATTCTGGCGATAACACAAGAAGCCTCCTCGACCTGGACGCACAAGACACGCGTCAACGCAGTATTCAAGATATTTTTCCGCTTCGCCCCTGGACTGCTTTTCTTTTCAGCAGTCAAATTTCTGAAGAGCAGGCTCATTCTCAGCCAATGCCGGAATGGCTTCCAGAGCCAATACATATACAAATGTCGGCCTGTGCAGCCGACGAAAAGGCATTAGAGGTAGAAAATGAAGGCGTGTTCACTAAAAATCTGTTGTCTGTATTACAGGCTAATAGTGGGGCCGTTTCGTACGAATCTCTGATTGATCACGCACGTCAGTACATGCGTTTTGGGTATGACCAGCGTCCCCAACTGTTCGCATCAGGCAGCATTCCCGAAAAACTCAAGCGAAGCCCCTTTCTGAACCGTTCTGTTAATACTGAATTGCCCGCCGTTCAGGCACAGTTTAGCCAAAGTAAAAATGAAACTCAAGGTGGGTGGTATCTGAACGTCGGGGCTTTACATGGGCTACAACCTGGCCAGGAAGTTAAGTTGCTAACGTCTATAGGGCAACCGTTACTAACTGCACCCGTCTCGGAAGTAGGGTTAGATTATGCACGCTTGTCAATAGACTCAGCGGTATCGGTTCAGCCTGATCCAGCAATCGTCTATCGCGTCGATGTGCCTGGGTTGATGAGCAAACCCCTGCGAATTTTCTTTTCCAGCCGAAATGGTTCTCCGGCCGAGCAGGCAAAAATGATCACCAATCTGATGGCCGGAGCGGGCAGCTGCTATGTGCCCGAAGAAGACGAATCGGCGGCTGATTATGCGCTTTATGCCCGTAATGGCTGGTATTTTTTAACCCTTCCCAACACCGAAGACCAGCCCGACAATGAATTCCGGCCATTGGTTAGTCCGGTCATGTTTACCGATAAAAATGTCAATCAAAAACTCGGAAATTATATTCGTCAGTTCTCCCGCTGGACGTATCTGAAAACCTTAAAAAATCCGGTAGCCACTGGGCCAGGGGTTAAAATCGAGGTTGTGCCGGAAGGCAGTTCATCTGTTGCCCATAATGGCCCTATTGTGCCTATCACGCTGATCGAACGAGATGAAACGCATACGAATGAGGTCGTTGTTCGAGTTACCAACACTACAAACCAGTTATTGTATTGCACTGTCGTTTACCTGACACACGGCATTGGTTCGTGGCTCCAGTTTCTGGACACAAATACGGAACTGGTACCAAATCAAGTGGTTATTATCGGTCAGAATGCCTATGAAGGAGCCGATAATTCAACGCGAATTTCGATTCCGATATCCTCGGCAGGAGAAAACGTTGTACACGACTATAATTGGCCCGCCGTAGACGAGCGATTACTGTTCATTTTTACCACCAAATCAGCGAATGCGTCGGGTGTGTTGAGTGAGTCTACCCTGAATTTTCTGCAATTTGATGAACTCCCTCCACCGCCTACTCTAGCCGACCGAATGGACGGAGGAACGAAGGCCATAGCTGCATCACGTGCATCAACGGCAGTGGCTCTACCTACCTGGTGGACACAATCGATCAACCTGCGCTGGGAAAACCCCGCGTACAACAAAATTAGTAAGTATGATCTCCATGCGATGATCAGTCCGCAACCAGATACAGTTGCCGATGATGCGCTGGCCGATTGTGCGCTGGGTTTATATTTTACGACCAGCACCAATCAATCGCCTACTCTACAGGTCAAACCTCAACTTCAGCAATACTGGATCAACCAGCAGGATGGCCAGAAAGGCCTGGGTGAAGATATCTCCTTGGCGTTGGCCAGTCGAGTATCACAATCCATTCGAAACCGGCAGTTTCAAGAAAACCGAACGGTTTACCCAAATCGGGCACGGGTCGTCGCTAGTGGCGATTCGTGGTTTCAGTATCCCTTTCTGATTCGCGATATTGTCGACTGTTTAAGCAATGGATATCTGGTGTATAGCCTTGCTTCGACGGATAACACGCTCCAAACCATTGAGCCAAACGACGTTTTGCAGGCTATTGACGAATCCGACGCTCAGTTTTTATTGTTTAGCGGTGGGTTAAATGACCTCATGGATCAGTTTCCTGATCGGTTCATTCTTGACATAACCGATTTGCCGCAGACAAATCCGCGCCAGTGGCTGACCGACGAGTTTTTTCAAACTCTTGATGCCATGCAGGTTCAATATGAGTCGCTGTTCGAGGTCATCCGGCGAGAAAAATCCAACGTGTATATCATTGCACATGGTTATGATTATATCCGGTCGGTCAACGCGGTATCGGAAGAGCGGAACTGGCTGGCCCCAGAACTTACCAGAAAGGGAATCTCCAGCCCACAGGTACAGCAGGACTTGTTGAACCTGGTAATCGATGAGTTTAATGAGCGGCTCAAAACCGCAGCCGACAAATTCGATGACATGGTAACATATTTGGATCTGCGCCACATTGTGGCCAAACCAACCTACTGGCACGACGAAACGCATCCGAATGATGCTGGCTTTCTGGATTTGGCCTATCAATTTGTAAAACAGATCCGCACGATTCAAAAGCCAGCCAGCGCAACAATTCACTGA
- a CDS encoding C40 family peptidase → MTKKMLLTALIAVSFGIVQAQTVPTVTQDISTVTDSKPAVTQDLSTVTSSQKSFYEQIPLVGDLIGFAKEHLSIRYRSGGSSKRGFDCSGFTRFCFSQFGISLPHSSAAQGNVGQAVDQADAKPGDLILFKGHSSGGSHIGHVGLITEVVGDRIKFIHSAWNGGVRYDYLHASYYQRRFVGVRRVLNLLTNK, encoded by the coding sequence ATGACGAAGAAAATGCTCCTGACGGCGCTTATTGCCGTCTCGTTTGGCATCGTTCAAGCCCAGACCGTACCTACCGTAACACAAGACATTTCTACCGTAACAGACAGTAAACCCGCCGTAACCCAAGATTTATCCACCGTAACTTCTAGTCAAAAGTCGTTTTACGAGCAAATTCCGCTCGTAGGTGATCTGATCGGCTTTGCTAAAGAACATCTCTCGATTCGTTATCGCTCGGGAGGGTCCAGCAAACGCGGTTTCGACTGCTCTGGTTTTACCCGGTTCTGCTTCAGCCAATTCGGTATTTCGCTTCCTCATTCCAGTGCTGCCCAGGGTAATGTAGGTCAGGCGGTTGATCAAGCCGATGCAAAACCCGGCGACCTGATTCTTTTTAAAGGACATAGCTCTGGCGGAAGCCACATCGGGCACGTAGGCCTGATTACCGAAGTTGTTGGCGACCGTATCAAATTTATCCACTCCGCCTGGAATGGGGGCGTCCGCTACGATTATCTGCATGCTTCTTACTATCAGCGTCGGTTCGTGGGCGTTCGGCGCGTACTTAATCTCCTGACAAATAAGTAG
- the argB gene encoding acetylglutamate kinase, whose product MNTLTVIKIGGNVIDDPAALKRFLTAFASVSGMKVLIHGGGKIATQVADKLGIQTTMVEGRRITDQPMLDVVTMVYGGLVNKQIVAKLQALDINAIGLTGADGGTVLAKKRPVKDIDYGMVGDIEEVNSGQIQFFLRQNLTPVFAPITYSQTGDLLNTNADTMASAIAVDMVGHNAVTLVYCFEKKGVLADPTDDHSVIGELTPSLYAEHKAAGSINKGMIPKLDNAFKALGNGVSKVIICHADEVAAALQQGAGTTLRLDD is encoded by the coding sequence ATGAACACCCTTACGGTTATCAAAATAGGCGGGAATGTGATCGACGATCCAGCCGCTCTAAAACGTTTCCTGACCGCCTTTGCTTCTGTGTCGGGCATGAAAGTTCTTATTCATGGCGGAGGAAAAATTGCGACGCAGGTAGCCGACAAATTAGGCATCCAAACGACCATGGTCGAAGGGCGACGGATCACCGACCAACCCATGCTCGATGTTGTCACGATGGTTTACGGCGGCCTCGTCAACAAACAGATTGTTGCGAAATTACAGGCACTCGACATCAATGCGATTGGCCTGACCGGTGCCGATGGCGGTACGGTTCTGGCGAAAAAACGCCCGGTTAAGGATATTGATTATGGGATGGTGGGCGACATTGAAGAAGTGAATTCGGGACAGATTCAGTTTTTTCTGCGTCAGAATTTAACCCCGGTTTTTGCCCCGATTACGTATAGCCAAACAGGCGATTTATTGAACACCAACGCCGACACCATGGCTTCTGCCATAGCCGTAGACATGGTCGGGCACAATGCCGTTACCCTGGTTTATTGTTTTGAGAAAAAAGGTGTTCTGGCTGACCCAACCGACGACCATAGTGTTATTGGTGAACTAACTCCTTCGCTCTATGCTGAACATAAAGCTGCTGGATCGATAAACAAAGGTATGATTCCGAAGCTGGATAATGCCTTTAAAGCACTGGGTAATGGCGTATCGAAAGTAATTATCTGCCATGCCGACGAAGTAGCAGCAGCTCTTCAACAAGGTGCCGGGACCACGTTGAGACTGGATGATTAA